The genome window ATGCCCGCTTCCCCCTCCTTCAGAATGCTTACAATCTGTTCCTCTGTATACCGCGTCTTCTTCATCCCTGCCTCCTTGTTCGAGTGTCCTATTATGTCAACACTCTACTTACAAGTGGCACATTTTTCGGGGGACAGGTCCTCAGCATCCGATGAAACTCCAAAGTTCCTGCGGGTAATGTCATATCATGAGTGCCGAAACCGGCCGTAGAAAGACCTTCAAAGCATACGCGATATAACACGAGACCCGGGATACTACACCTCCACGTAGCGAAGAATATAACGGCCAGTCGGGCTCCTGCGCGCTGCGCTACTGAGATATACAGCCCCGAAAGTCTCTCAACCTGAGTTTGACTAAGTTGCTATTTCCTGCAGCACCTCAGGGTGTTTTGCGGCAATGAGAAGCAGTGTCTTGGCCGCTCCAGAGGGGTTTCGACGGCCCTGTTCCCAGTCACGCAGAGTACGGGGAGAAATGCCAAGCAGTTCTGCAAATTTCTCTTGCGATAAGCCTGCACGAGACCGCGCCTCAGCAACGAGTTTACGGTCAGCCGGAATAATTTCGTCTTTCTCCACAGTCCCGTCTCTTCTTGTCACCATGCGGCGCAGAGAACCATCAGGCTGCGGAACAAATGTCGTCTTTCGCGCCCAATTTGCACGACCGCCCTTTTCAATTGTCTCCATATAACGCTTGAGTGCTTCTTTAGCTTTGCTCATGAAGAAATACCTCCTTGATTCGTTTAAGCCACGCGCGAGGGACGTCATCGCGTTCCTGTTCTGATACATATCGACCTGTCTCACCTAAGACCTTCGCCATTTATGTATTCTCCATCATCTTTGAGTGACCGCAAAACACTGTGAGCTATCCACCTTTCCGATTATCCTCAAACATCTCGGCAGGCATCTGGTGCCGTAATTGCCACACCATCTTGATTGGACGTTCATTTTCGTAGCTGACACGCTCGGCAGGTCCAAGATAGGTGAACGGTACGGTAAAACCATTATATCTTTTTTTGTCTCTGGCAAATATTAGAATCGTGTAGCCTCTCTGCTCATGCTGAATCAGGTTCTGGCCCGTTTCGGACTGTTGCGCCGTGTTTGATTGTGACTCCCAATGCAACAGTTCTCTACTTATAGGATAATCGGCATACATGGTACTCGGAGAAAATTCTCGTTCCGTTTTCTGATAGGTGATTAAGAGCACATATGCCCTTATTGTAGGAAAGTGAATAACTCCGACACCTCTTTGGCCTGCTGTTTGGAGTGTTGCCTGTCCTAAGCCGGCCAGGATGTCTGTGCTTCCGTATTGAGCATGCAGTTCAAAAGGGCAGGCAAAGGGCAGAACAGGAATGTGTCCACTGACATCTGAATTATCTTGAGACCAAGCAAGAACTTCGTCCAGATCAGCAAGTATCGAAGGATTGTTTGCAAGTCTTCTAAACGCATTTTCAAGGGACGTTATGCCGAGATTGCTTCCTTTGTCTCCCCATATCCGATAGTAAATTGACATAGCAGAATCTCCAGTAAGTGTTATAGCCTCGCTGACAGCTCCCTGCGAAATCTTGGCAATAACATTACGCAATAGCGCAACTTCTTTTGGGCCGCTGATGAATGCTGCCCGCACCAGTGTCTTTTTGAGCCGCGCCAGATCAGGATCAGTTGGAATCGAAGACAATTGTGCTTTTGCCTTCCATCCACTCCATGTCTCACTGACAAGTAGAGTCTCAGGCTCGTAATCATGGTAGCGGACGAAATTGCCGAAGGTCAGTTCCTGCCCGGTCTCGCTGGTGAATGTTTGAAGTCTATCGGGCACTTGAACCGATAACCGTCCAAGGTTTTCCCTGATGTTCTCCAGAACATACTGGCGAGATAGACGGTCGAGTTGCACTGAGCAGCCAGCGGGGAGATGGGGGAAATCAAGCTCCACTTCTTTATCAATTGAGAAGCGGTGTCGCGGCAGGAGCGCCTTGAGTTTGGTGTCGATTCGGTAGCGGCGGTGGGTCTGGCCAACAAAATCCAGTACGGTTAGGCAATCCTTGCCAGGCGCATGGCGTAAGCCACGTCCCAATTGCTGGAGGAAGACGGTCAGGCTTTCAGTGGGGCGGAGAAAGAGGACGGTGTTTACCTCAGGAACGTCAACACCTTCGCTTAGTTTGTCGACGGTGAAGAGAAAGGTGAGCCGCCCAGCCTTCAGACCATCCAACAATTCCTGACAGCGTCCGTCTTCAACTCCTGAGACAAATGCGCCTGACGGAATCCCTTGCGTGTTGAACATATCTGCCATGAAAACAGCATGCTTGATGGTGACGCAGAAACCAACCCCTTTGATTGTGCTCAGATCAGGTTCATAGCGATTGAGCGCTGTGAGAATGGCATCAACACGCTGTTTGGCCCGGGCATGATCCATAACATAGACATTTTCCAAGGCAGTTGCATCATATTTGCCGTTGCGCCAGAACTGATCCTGATTGAGGGCAACTGGGTCAGCCACGCCAAAATAATGGAAGGGGCAGAGAAGCTTTTCCTCTAATGCTTCGGGCAGGCGAATTTCGGCGGCAAAACGGTTGCCGAAATCAGCAGCGACATTGTCGCCGTCCATGCGCTCAGGGGTTGCAGTCAAACCGAGAAGAATCTTTGGAGAAAAGTTTTCGAATATTGGCCGATAACTTGACGCAGTGCCATGATGGGCCTCATCGACAACGATGTAGTCGTAAAAGTCTCTTCCCACCTGTTCCCAGAGGCGCCGACTCGCGAGCATCCCTATTGAACAGAACAGATGCTCCAGGCGATTGGCCTGATATGAGCCTACCAACAACTCACCGAAATTCTGGTCCCGCAGGACATTACTGAAGGTTGCCCGTGCCTGTTCAAGAATCTCCTGGCGGTGGGCTACGAATAATAGCTTTGCCTGTCTTTGTTTTTGCTGAAAGAAATGTTTAAAGTCAAATGCAGCAACCACTGTCTTTCCGGTACCGGTAGCTGCAATAACGAGATTGCTCAAACGGCCATGAACGCTACGTTCCCGTTCCAGAGCTTCTAAGATGCGCTCCTGAAAAGGGTGCGGACGAAGATCAAAAAACACCGCAGGACCAGTTCTATGTGGATTACGGGCACGGTCAATGGCGGTACGGAAGAGAGACGGATTGTCAGGATCAAAAGGCAGGAACTCACGGCTATTCCAATAAGTCTCAAACTCAATGGTAAATTTTTCAAGAATATGACGCATGTCTTGGGCTGTTACCTTTAGATTCCATTCCAGTCCGCTGGTAATTGCGGCATGAGACATATTAGCAGAACCTATGTAGGCAGTAGAGAATCCGGTGTTACGCCTGAAATGATACGCCTTGGCATGTAGTCTGGTCCGCTCAATGTCGTAGGAAATACGGACATCGACGTTCGGCATCCGGGCCAGCCACTCCACAGCCGGAGCGTCAGAGGCACCCATGTAGGAGGTCGTTATCAGCCGAACCGGAATATGGCGATCACGCAAATCCTCAAAAGCTGGCATTAATAAGCGCAACCCGGACCATTTAATGAAAGACACTAGGATGTCCACCCCATCGGCAGACCGCATCTCTTCGTGTAATTCATGGGCAAGTTGTGGTTCCTGGGGGGAGCCGGTAAAAAGACTGCTTTCTGATATCGGGGTGTGAGGCCGGGGGATACCTGAAGTCCCATAATTTGGAGGGGTAACTTCAAGGAGTACCGGCTTATGTTCTGGGATTAGTCTATGCTTTTCAAGATGGCCTCTGCCTGTCTCTCTATCAACTTGACCAAGTATCTTGTTGCATAGTGCAAGTCGTCTTTCAGGATCGGACTCTTCTCTCAGAGCCTGCTCAAGCACCTTTGCAACGAAAGTAGCATAGCGGGCCGGTTGCTCTTCTGGATCAAGTTTCCCAAATATCGCTCTTAGTTCTGGATACTGGGCAAGCACATCGCGGAGGTATTCATCAAGAAGAACTTCGTAAATACCGTAGGCAATTGGCTTCATGGAATAGCAGCTTTGAGACTATCGATGTAAGTTTGAATTACAGGCAAATCGGCATCAGCCCAATCAAGAGTATGCAGGTCTTCCGGCGGTAGCCAGGTAAAAGCTGCATGTTCATGCAACGTTATTTCGCCGGATGCTATTGTGCAAACAAACGGATGAAGTGTGACAGTAAAGGTGTGGTAGCTATGCTTATGCTGAGGCAATGCGCGCTCCACGGTTATATAAAGCCCAAGTTCCTCAATAAGTTCGCGTTGCAAACATTCAGCCGGCAGCTCGCCGGGCGCGATTTTGCCTCCGGGGAATTCCCACTTCAGAGGCAGGCTCATCGTGGTGCTTCGCTGTGTTGCAAGCACTGCGCCGCCTCTTTCAATGATTGCGCAAGCAACCTGTATATGTTTCATGTTTAATTTCTATGCCCTCATGTCCACGTCATGGACATATCCTAAAAACGTGTCCAAATAAGCCTGTTTTATGGACATGTCCACATGTTTGCAACATCGACACAGCTCTCTTCTTAAACGGCGTAATAACCCGCCAGTTGTTACACCATTTAGTAGCATTACACTATTCTCTGCCATCTCGCGGACCGGCCTTTGCCAATAGTTTTAATCTTGCCCTGATCCCGCAATTTAAACAGCAGTGCCCTCGCATCTCAAAGTTGAACCACCGTTACGCCTTCGATGCCCTTGAAATGCTTCTTGTCAAAGGTATGTATCTCATGTGCTCCTTTCTCCTGGGCGAATGCTGCGATCCACGCGTCCACAAGATCAACCCTCTCGGCCCTGTACCGCTTAAGAGCAGAGCGGACGATCACGTCATCAGGAACCGTGAGGCCGGGTGTATTCAGGATCGAGTCCACGAGGTCGGCGATCTCTCCAGCCTCCATCCGATAGAAACTCTCAAGCACCCAGACGAGTTCTGCAACGGCAATGGCCGGCATAAGAATATGGACCTCGCCTTTACCCGCCTTTTTTAGGAGCGCATCGACAACCTGCGCCTTACGCGCATCATCATTAACAAGGTATCTGATGAGCAGGTTCGTATCGATAACGATCCGTTTAGTCTTATCCACTCTGAGCGCCCTTTTTCCCGACGTATTCTTTTGCCGTTTTTCTCATGTCCTCAAAGTCAGCACGCCTCTGCCTGTCTTTCAGAACTCCCTTGAAATCCTGAAGCGTCTTTGCGGTCTTCACAACGAGCTTTTCATCTTCTTTCTCGAAGACCACAATGCTGCCGGTCTGGATGTGGAGCAAGTCCCTCACCTCTTTCGGCAAAGTGATCTGTCCCTTGGATGTAACCTTAGCAAGCGCTGTCATAGTATCTCCTTACAATATTAAGTTACCTTACATAGAATTATATGAAAGGAGATCGCAAAAAGCAAGAGGCTTGTCAGGAATATCAAATCTCTCTTTCAGGGCGGTCCTTCTCGAATTTTACCAATATATCATCGGGACAAGAGCGTATTACCGGAACAAATTCAATTTCTTCTGACAAAGGGGACTCTTTTCCTTTACGGTACATGAATACTGCTGCCAGGAATCAGCAGTTCTCCGGTTTCAGGATCCTGACCGATTATGTCGATTCTCCTTTTGTCTCCGGAATATATTGGATCGTCCAAAGAGTAAGCGATTATCGGCCTTAATCCTCTTCCTGCATATTCAAGCGTTCTGAATAAGTAACCAATGAACGAGCCGGAATAGCGGTAGCGACGTATACAGCCCGCGATGCTGTTCTGGATCAATTGATCATAGCCCCTCCAGCAAGAAATTTTCGGACAATGCTCGATCCAGTCCTCAATAGTGAACCTGAGCAACTTTATAATCTCCCGTTTGGCTGCTGTATTTCCCCTTTGGGCAATTCTTACCAGTGCGATGCTGATGATGTCCCGTATGTACTTATCATTCTTGTCTGCCGGGGCAATGAAAGTATAAAGTTTGTCGTGATATTTTTGGAGAACCGTTCCAACCTCAGCCTTATTCCGGTATGGTTTCGACCCATTCCGGCGCCGTCTGTTCCATCTCCTTGGGAATTCAGGAGCCAGGGCGCGAGTAATCCTGTCCCAGTCTATGCCGCTGGTTTCGATTCTTATGTTTTTCTGGATAAACCGGTAAATATAGGGAGCACGCAGCCGGACCCAGGAACTATTGAAAGTATCAGGTCGCTCCTTTATCAGCAGATTGTTTATGGTCCTGACGGCAGACTCAAAATCCATAGCATTAACTTTATAGCAGAACAGAAGAACCAAAACGTACGGATTCTCATGAGGGCTTGCAAGTGGCATCGCTGCGAGACCGTCTGCTTTTCGCCATATATACCCTTCCTCTCATCCTTCTGACGATTCCTCTGGCAACATTCTCGGGCACCCCGTAGTAATAGAAAACCTCACTCGCTACCCTCTCAAGTGTGAGCCTTCCCTTCGCATTCAGGTATCTGTTCAGAACATAACGCTCAGGCTTCGTCAGTTCCACATCCCGGACGAGTTTTTCCCTTCGAGCCTTTGACCTGATCTGCCTGAGACTCTCTCTGATCCACTCCGTATCCTTCCATATTCGGCTAAGGCGTGACAGAAAGGCCATGTCCTCATCGGTCAGGACCTTTTGAATAACTCCACGCTTGTTAAGGATCTTCAGGGACTTCCTGGTAAATCCAAACTCATCCATAAGCTTTTCCAGAGTCATTTTTCATCTCCTTTCTCAAATCTCACAGTGTCACGCTGATAACAAAAATTATCGAAGCCAACACTGTCACGGACCAACAAACGACGTTATTTCCATCTTTCAAAATCCTCAGAAGTAATAACCGACGGGGCAACCCCTCCCTGCCGCCGGAAAGTGGCCAGAAAGACCGCCACAAAACTGGCCAGGAAAATGGTAAGTAGCCAGTTTGCGGTTGCCCCTCCGGTTATTTATACAAGTAAGTAATGAGAATTTCAGAGGTGACATGAAAGAAATGCAATTTGAGAAACGGAATATCTACACCAATGACCACTTTGTTATGGACGACGTCTATATGGATCACTACGCAAAGGTCTGCGGTGTCTATGCGACATGTGTGTATATGGGCCTCTGCCGCTATGCAGACAGAATAACTCAGTCCTGTTCCCCGAGAATTTCCCTCCTGGCCGATAAACTGAATATCTCGACGAGGCAGGTCATCAGGGTGCTGAAGATTCTGGAGTATTACAAAATCATCAGAATTGAGAGGACACCGGGAGAGGTCAATAAATACTTGCTCATCGACAGTAAGTATTGGAAACCTATAAAGTCCTTGCAACAGGCTATGACTAAGGGACACCGGTGTCACAGAGATACCAGTGCCTCACAGACACTCCCCTATGTCAGTCAGACACCACCCCTGTGACTGATAGACACCAGACCCGTGACTGACAGGCACACTAAGGATTTTTATTATAAGGATTCTTATCTTAAGGATTTAAATATATATACCCCTCTCACCCGAAAATACCGATTAATGATATCAGGTAGTCCTTACGGCACCAGATACGAAGAGGACCAGGAAAGTCCCTCTCAAAAGAATTGTGAAAGTGATACCCTTACGCCCCACGAATCTTGAATAGCTCGATAAAGATACACCCACCGGAAAAGTTGCCCCCCTGGTAATAATCAAGAGATATGGAGAGACTGATGGACATATGTGAAGTGTCCGAGATGCTTGGTGTGACGAAGGCCACGATCTATTCCTGGACTTCTCAGAAAAAGATACCTCACGTGAAGCTCAGCAGGCGCCTTCTTAAATTCAGAGAGAGGGAGATTAAGGACTGGATCGCCGAGAAATCCGTCATCGTGGATTCTACACGCCTGCCCGATAAGACAAGGAGGGCTCACACACGGAAAACAACGCCCCGGCAATTGGGGAGTGATCACATAGAGGGCATTATTCGGAATGCAAAGGAAGAGGTCTTTCATGGTCGCTAATACCCTGCCATTTCAGTGCTATAATAGGGCAGGTATTTTCAAGCCTTGTTTGGTCCCGGAAAGGAGGAAGGATTAATTATGGGACTATACAGGCGTAAGGATTCTGATATCTGGTGGATGTCTTTTTCTGTCAACAACGTTCGTCACCGCAGGACCACCGAGACATCAGATCGAAAACTGGCAGAGAAGATATATGCAAAGGTGCAGACACAGATCACCGAAGGAAAATGGTTTGAGCTTGACGCCGGAAGACAGCACACATTTGATGAGATGATGGAGAAATACTTGCGGGAATATTCGAGGGTTCACAAAGCAGAGTCGACATACAGAAAGGATAAGGCCCTCCTTGGTCATCTCAATAAAGTCTTCTCGGGTCTCACGCTCAATCAGATTACGTCGAGGATGATTACGGAGTACAAGACGAGTCGTCTTACAAAGGGAGCCTCACCCGCTACGGTTCGGAACGAACTTCGGCTTCTCAGCCATTCCTTCAATGTCGCGATGAAGCAGTGGGAGTGGGTCAGCAATAACCCTACGATGAGAGTCAGCTTCAGAGAGTTGAAGGCGAAGACCATCAACCGGTGGCTGGCAGAAGAAGAAGAGGAAGCACTTCTGAAGGCCGTCGAGGACAGGCTTTATGGTCAGCTACGGGACATTGTTATTGTAGCGCTCAACACCGGCATGAGTCAGGAAGAGATCCTCAAGCTCCAGTGGCGGAACGTAGACCTCTTCAGGAAGACGATTACCACGACGCGGCAAAAGACGAACCGCACGCGTACGATCCCGATCAATAACACTGTTTTTGAACTGCTTAAGCAGAGGATGAAAGTTAAGCCGATCATCGGAAGCGGGTGTAATGTATTTTTCAACGGCGCGGGCAATATGATTGATGCAGCCAAACTCAAGAGGGCATTTATTGCTGCGGTAGAAGCTGCAAAGATCGAGGATTTCAGGTTCCATGACCTGAGGCATACCTTTGCCACAAGACTCGTCCAAAGGGGCGTTGATCTTTACAAGGTTGCCAAGCTGTTAGGGCATGCCGATGTATCAACGACTCAACGATATGCCCATCACTACCCCGAGAGCCTGAGGGATGGAGTTGAAATTCTCGACAGTCTGAACGTAAGACGCGCCACGGAACAAACGATTTGTCACGATTTTGTCACGGTCGACGGTATCGAGGAACAAAACGGTGTCAGGGCCACTTTCTAACGCTTTGATTTGTAAGGAAGAAGAATGGTGCCCCCTGCAGGAATCGAACCTGCGGCACCAGGTTTAGGAAACCTGTGCTCTATCCTACTGAGCTAAGGGGGCTCTGTGGTTGCGCTCGTATTATACAATAAATGGTGATGCCTTGCTCAAGGCCGCTTTACAGAGACGGTGACATCAGTTCGAAAGCCTTTCTTACTGCATCCTCTGCGTTCTCAGCCCTTACAACGCCCTTCACTTCCCATGTATTAATTCCAATAACAGGCTTTCCCATCTTCAGCCCAAGGGCGATCTCAGAGAGGGTTCCATATTCACCTCCGACAGCTATCAGTACCCGGGCAGATCGGGCTATGATGACATTCCTCCCTTCCCCGAACCCCGTCGGTATGGCGATATCAATGTAGGGGTTTGCGTCATCGCTTTGGTTGTGAGGCAGGATTCCGACGGTTACGCCGCCCCCGGCCTTTGCGCCCCTGGCAGCAGCCTCCATAACGCCGCCGAGCCCTCCGCAGACCAGGACTGCTCCCCCTTCGGCGATAAGTCTGCCCACCTCCTCGGCCGTCTTGAGTGTCCTCTCATCTGCCTTACCGGCGCCGATGACTGCGATCATCTTCCGGTTCATCACAGTATCACTTTAGATGGAACAAAAGAATATGTCAACAGACTGAATGGATTGAAGATTCCCTGAAGAAACTGATACAATCCTTGGTGGATAAGATGAACCTTGATGTTTTCACCACGGAGGAACGATGCATTTTTCTGAAGAAGAACTGAAGAGATACCATAGGCAGATGATGATGGAAGGTTGGGGCGAGGCGACGCAGAAGAAACTCAAAGACGCTACTGTCTTTATCGCAGGGGCAGGCGGCCTGGGCTCGCCGGTTTCGATCTACCTTGCTGTTGCCGGGGTAGGTCACATGAGGATCTGCGACTTCGACACCCCTGACTGGACGAACCTGAACCGCCAGATTCTCCATGACCATACGAGAATTGGCGTCAACAAGGCGATCTCAGCGCAGATTACCATCAGGAAACTGAACCACAGTATCAAGGTTACCGCCTTTACCGATAAGATAGTGGCCGAGAATGTTGATGAACTCGTGGGAGATGCGCAGATCATTCTTGACTGTATGGACAATTTCCCCACGAGGTATCTCCTGAACGAATCGGCCATTAGAAAGAAGATCCCCCTCGTTTATGGCAGCATATGGGGTATGGACGGGAGACTCTCCTTTATAAAGTCTCCCGAAACACCATGTCTCCGCTGCCTCTTTCCCGAGGCGCCCCCCAGTGAGACTTTCCCCGTCCTAGGCACGACTCCGGGCGTTATCGGATCTCTCCAGGCTCTTGAAACGATCAAGTACCTGACGGGCATAGGAACGAACATCAAAGGGAAGCTCCTTGTATGGGACGGCGCTAAGACTGAATTCAGGACCTTCAAGGCACGGAGAGACTCGCATTGTCCGGCCTGCGGAGACCTTGCATAGAGGAGAAAGTTAATGGCAAGGTCAAGAGATACCTAATCTCAACCTTGCCTTAACCTTTAAGGTTGGTCGGGGCGAGAGGATTCGAACCTCCGACTTCACGGTCCCGAACCGTGCGCGCTACCAGACTGCGCTACGCCCCGAATTGCCGGCCTAGGCCTGGAAGATCGGACGCTGCTTGACCAGCTGAGACTGAGTGAAATTATACCACATTCTTAAACCTTTCCCGCACGCTTCATGATACGCGAAAAGTGGCGGGAGCGTGTGGGAATCGAACCCACCCTGCCAGTTTGTGGCCGGCAACACTGGATTTGAAGTCCAGGAGGGACACCAGAACCCTATGCGCTCCCAGTGATGTGACTTATTGATAATACAGCATTTTCAGCGCCAGCGCAAGCGCCCCCATCATCCTTTCTGTTCCCACTGCAGTAGAATTGTAGCAGTCATCCAATGCCTTAATGCGCAACCGTCAGACTAGCAGGACAGTGACGAGCATGCCGCTCTCGGTCATTTTGATGGATCTATGCCCCATAAATCCTGAAATGGTATAGAGGTCAACTCTCGACCGAACAAGCCGGGTTGCGAAGGTGTGGTGCAGATCGTGGAAATGTAAGTCTTCGGGCTTCCACTTCACGAATGTCGTTGTAACCCTTTCGTTTATATCAACAGGGGTTGACGGTCGGAAAGCTCTGAAGCACTGAGCATGGCGTTCACCACCCCGCCTGACCTACGCCGACTCCACGTGAGACGACTGACCTGTGCGCACCCTCACGCGGCATGCAACGCCGTCAGAACTCGCTGAACTCGTTCATGTAGTGCGAGCGGTACGCCACCCGGCGCTGGGTCAGGTTGACGTTCCAGGACGCAAAGTCGGCCAGTGATCGTGGAGGGAAGCGCAGACGGTGGAACATGGAGCTCCACGAGTACATCTCGCGCTGCATCCGCTTCACACCGTCCATCAACTGCTCCTGGGTCATGAGTTTGGGGTGGAAGTAACAGTGAACGCCGGCCCATCGCTCGAGGTTGAGCTCATCCAGGATGGCGCCATCGGCTTTCATACGGTCATAGATCGGCGTGCCGCGCAAGGGCGCCAGGAGGTTGAAATAGGCAGCCGGAACCTTGTGTTTCTGCACGAACTCGAGCGTCGTGGACAGCACCTCGAGATCATCTGTATCGCCGCCGAGCACGAAGTTGAAGGAATAGCTTATGTTGCGCTCGTTCAGGTTCTTGATCATCTCCACGTAGGTCTGGACGTGGTTGAAGTCCTTGTGCATGGTCTTCAACGTCTTCTGGGAAACGCTCTCGATCCCCATGTTGACGTGGAGCAGCCCCGAGCGCTTCGCCAGGTCGAGGAATTCCTCGTCGAGACCGAAGCGCGGTGAGAACAGCGCCGACCAATGGATCTTGAGCGGGATCAGTTTCTCTAGGAGCTCCACCGTGTGGGCCTTGTGGCCCACGAACTGGCTGGCGGCGAAGAAGATGTGGCGTGACCCACACTTCTTGATCTCCTCGACGACTTCGTCAGCGGGGCGACAGCGCCAGCCGTAGTCGCCGTTCAGTCGCCGCTCGGCGCAGAAGTCACAGGTGTAGGGGCAGCCACGAGACTGCTGGATGACGTACGGACTGTAAAAGACGTGGTGCTTCCGGTTCAGCAGATCCCAGCGCGGCGTCGGCAGGCCGACGAGACTCGCAGGCTCCTTGCGCTTGTAGAATCCCTGCAGGCGCCCCGCCGCGGCGTCCGCGAGCATCTGCGGAAAGATTTCCTCGCCCTCGCCGATGCAAACGGCGGCGGCGTGGTCGGCCATCTCTTCGTGGTAGAAGGTTGCATGGGGCCCGCCCATCAGAACGGTAACCCCTCTCTCGCGGAACCTGTCGGCAACCTCGAAGGCCCTGAGTGAGGTCACGGTGCGCACCGTGATAGCGACAACGTCGTATCGACCGTCGTAATCTGGCTCGTCGATCTCGTCGTCGCACAGCATCACGTGCCAATTATCCGGGGCCATCGCTGCCAGGTAGGGCATGACAGCACCGACCACCTTGCGCTTGCGGATCCGGAGAGGTCGGCGATCGTCGCGGGAACGGTAGGTAGCCGCCTGAATGATCAGCAGTCTAGGCACGAAGACACCCTCCCCAGGCCGGTGGCTGGCCCTGTTTCAGATTCATGTCCGTCGCTTCCTCCCTGGCCTCCATCCGGTACCTTTGCAATTTTGGCATCTCGTGTTGTCCTTCCATCCTCTAACTCTCAATACTTCTAATGATACCACTAGGAGTTCAGAAAGGAAAGTAAACGGGAGCGATTATGATGTCCGCAGGCTTTTCGGTTTTCATCTGACCGTTTCAGGGCCTGCGAATTGTTATTGTCGTGATATAAATCCCGGGCATCCCTCAAATCCCCTGCAGCCGGCCTTCCGCAAACGGCATTCAGCATTGACGCAGGTGTTCGGACTCAGGGAAACCCTTTCCCCGGAACATACCCGATGAGACTTCTCTCGATTGTCATGTCCCCGACGGTCCCTGTTCATTATCACGATGTGCCGACTAATACCGGTAAGGGGCAATTTCATCGTTACCATTTCATAATCGATCCCCGTTCCTTCTATTCCGACCAGTTCTTCTTTCACCTTTGGCCCCTTACTCATTATGATCCTCCCATCCTTCTTCGTAACGGGGGAGGCCTTTTCCCAGAAGTCTTTTAAAGTAAAGAGTGCCCGCGTTACAGCCACGTCGACCACGGGGGATCCCGTCTCCTCAATGCGCTTCTCTATGATCTCAACGCTATCAAGGCCGAGGAGGTGAACGACATGTCTGAGAAAGGTCGCCCTTTTACGCGATGGCTCAAGGAGATAGAGTTTGATCTCGGGTCTTACGATCTTCAGGGGTATTCCGGGAAACCCTGCGCCACTGCCGACATCCATCACGCTTATCTCGCCAAGGGGAAGGCCCTTCAAATAGAGGAGGGAATCCATGAAATGCTTTATGATGATATCCTCGTCCCCTTTCATCGAGGTGAGATTGTAAGCCCTGTTCCATCTCTTGAGCTCGGCAAGATA of Thermodesulfovibrionales bacterium contains these proteins:
- a CDS encoding site-specific integrase, encoding MGLYRRKDSDIWWMSFSVNNVRHRRTTETSDRKLAEKIYAKVQTQITEGKWFELDAGRQHTFDEMMEKYLREYSRVHKAESTYRKDKALLGHLNKVFSGLTLNQITSRMITEYKTSRLTKGASPATVRNELRLLSHSFNVAMKQWEWVSNNPTMRVSFRELKAKTINRWLAEEEEEALLKAVEDRLYGQLRDIVIVALNTGMSQEEILKLQWRNVDLFRKTITTTRQKTNRTRTIPINNTVFELLKQRMKVKPIIGSGCNVFFNGAGNMIDAAKLKRAFIAAVEAAKIEDFRFHDLRHTFATRLVQRGVDLYKVAKLLGHADVSTTQRYAHHYPESLRDGVEILDSLNVRRATEQTICHDFVTVDGIEEQNGVRATF
- a CDS encoding TIGR00725 family protein yields the protein MNRKMIAVIGAGKADERTLKTAEEVGRLIAEGGAVLVCGGLGGVMEAAARGAKAGGGVTVGILPHNQSDDANPYIDIAIPTGFGEGRNVIIARSARVLIAVGGEYGTLSEIALGLKMGKPVIGINTWEVKGVVRAENAEDAVRKAFELMSPSL
- a CDS encoding HesA/MoeB/ThiF family protein; the protein is MHFSEEELKRYHRQMMMEGWGEATQKKLKDATVFIAGAGGLGSPVSIYLAVAGVGHMRICDFDTPDWTNLNRQILHDHTRIGVNKAISAQITIRKLNHSIKVTAFTDKIVAENVDELVGDAQIILDCMDNFPTRYLLNESAIRKKIPLVYGSIWGMDGRLSFIKSPETPCLRCLFPEAPPSETFPVLGTTPGVIGSLQALETIKYLTGIGTNIKGKLLVWDGAKTEFRTFKARRDSHCPACGDLA
- a CDS encoding radical SAM protein, producing the protein MPRLLIIQAATYRSRDDRRPLRIRKRKVVGAVMPYLAAMAPDNWHVMLCDDEIDEPDYDGRYDVVAITVRTVTSLRAFEVADRFRERGVTVLMGGPHATFYHEEMADHAAAVCIGEGEEIFPQMLADAAAGRLQGFYKRKEPASLVGLPTPRWDLLNRKHHVFYSPYVIQQSRGCPYTCDFCAERRLNGDYGWRCRPADEVVEEIKKCGSRHIFFAASQFVGHKAHTVELLEKLIPLKIHWSALFSPRFGLDEEFLDLAKRSGLLHVNMGIESVSQKTLKTMHKDFNHVQTYVEMIKNLNERNISYSFNFVLGGDTDDLEVLSTTLEFVQKHKVPAAYFNLLAPLRGTPIYDRMKADGAILDELNLERWAGVHCYFHPKLMTQEQLMDGVKRMQREMYSWSSMFHRLRFPPRSLADFASWNVNLTQRRVAYRSHYMNEFSEF
- the rsmG gene encoding 16S rRNA (guanine(527)-N(7))-methyltransferase RsmG; the encoded protein is MPFSSPESLIEEGLRELSLAHTPDHILPFSVYLAELKRWNRAYNLTSMKGDEDIIIKHFMDSLLYLKGLPLGEISVMDVGSGAGFPGIPLKIVRPEIKLYLLEPSRKRATFLRHVVHLLGLDSVEIIEKRIEETGSPVVDVAVTRALFTLKDFWEKASPVTKKDGRIIMSKGPKVKEELVGIEGTGIDYEMVTMKLPLTGISRHIVIMNRDRRGHDNREKSHRVCSGERVSLSPNTCVNAECRLRKAGCRGFEGCPGFISRQ